The Euphorbia lathyris chromosome 3, ddEupLath1.1, whole genome shotgun sequence genome contains a region encoding:
- the LOC136222433 gene encoding rust resistance kinase Lr10-like isoform X10, which translates to MSVMELVLTSSCDSLWSDLYPFSVFQIAFAIDTPDCPPSTCGGTNIRYPFRLEADPIRCGDDQYNLSCENNSTVLHLFNGGKYQVQAINYDNFTIRVVDTGVDKDDCSSIPSFPLTTNSFSFGDPYTLHNFTWESLPAENLGFIKCQNPVNSSVYMDTSPCINSSLGMYTYAYFGEMKGYDLRDGCSLEMMSVMLPRSLFGNYSFIEVHREMAFGFELSWYNIHCRNCSSRNCYLDSKENFHCIKTGWCTYVLNICGGGDQLKLDIFRRIRGIILTLRFLSGMPLVVAFLIYKWRRRHLSGYDTIEEFLQGQNNLMPIRYAYSDIKKMTGGFKELLGKGGFGSVYKGKLRSGQFAAIKMLEKSKANGQDFINEVATIGRIHHANVVRLIGFCSERSKHALVYEFMFNGSLDTHIFNPERSLSLSWEKLYEISLGVARGIEYLHRGCDIQILHFDIKPHNILLNENFTPKISDFGLAKLYPTRGSIASLTAARGTIGYMAPELFYKNIGRVSYKADVYSFGMLLLEMAGKRKTLKAPPSDAPEENLSQIYYPFWVYDKLSDGKLEIEDATDEENEIVRKMIITGLWCIQMEPSNRPPMNKVVEMLEGDLEDLQLPQRPLLYPATSMHYFLMLADYIRG; encoded by the exons ATGTCGGTTATGGAGTTAGTATTGACCTCTAGCTGCGACAGCTTATGGAGTGACTTATATCCATTTTCTG TATTCCAGATTGCCTTTGCTATAGATACACCTGATTGTCCTCCCTCAACATGTGGAGGAACAAATATCCGTTACCCTTTCAGACTAGAGGCCGATCCAATCAGATGCGGAGATGATCAATATAACCTATCTTGTGAAAATAATTCCACAGTCTTGCATCTATTTAATGGAGGAAAATATCAGGTTCAGGCAATCAACTATGACAACTTCACAATCAGAGTGGTGGATACCGGTGTTGATAAAGATGATTGCTCCTCCATTCCTAGTTTTCCTTTAACAACTAATAGCTTTTCGTTTGGAGATCCATACACCTTGCATAACTTCACATGGGAAAGCTTACCAGCAGAGAATTTGGGTTTCATAAAGTGCCAAAATCCTGTAAACTCTTCTGTTTACATGGATACTAGTCCCTGTATTAACTCTTCACTCGGAATGTATACTTATGCATACTTTGGTGAAATGAAAGGATATGATTTGAGAGACGGTTGCAGCTTAGAAATGATGTCAGTAATGTTGCCAAGAAGTCTATTTGGAAATTATTCTTTCATTGAAGTTCATAGGGAAATGGCATTTGGATTTGAGCTTTCCTGGTACAACATCCACTGTAGAAACTGTAGTTCGCGCAACTGCTACCTAGACAGCAAAGAAAATTTTCATTGCATAAAAACGG GTTGGTGCACGTATGTTTTGAATATATGTG GTGGTGGTGATCAGCTAAAACTAGATATATTTAGAAGAATACGAG GAATTATTCTGACCCTAAGATTTCTATCTGGGATGCCACTGGTAGTAGCCTTTTTAATCTATAAGTGGCGAAGGAGACATCTATCAGGCTACGACACAATTGAAGAATTTCTCCAAGGCCAAAACAATCTTATGCCGATAAGATATGCTTACTCAGACATCAAGAAGATGACCGGAGGCTTCAAGGAACTGTTGGGTAAAGGAGGCTTTGGTTCTGTCTATAAAGGAAAACTTCGTAGTGGTCAATTTGCTGCAATTAAGATGTTAGAAAAATCTAAAGCCAATGGACAAGATTTTATCAATGAAGTTGCAACCATTGGCAGGATTCACCATGCTAATGTTGTGCGATTGATTGGTTTTTGTTCCGAGAGATCAAAGCATGCTCTCGTATACGAATTCATGTTTAATGGATCTCTTGACACTCATATTTTTAATCCAGAAAGATCTCTTTCTTTAAGTTGGGAAAAACTATACGAGATTTCTCTCGGAGTTGCTCGTGGTATTGAATATCTCCATAGAGGTTGCGACATTCAAATTCTTCATTTTGATATTAAGCCTCACAATATTCTTCTCAACGAAAATTTCACTCcaaaaatttcagattttgggCTTGCCAAGCTCTATCCTACGAGAGGAAGCATTGCGTCTCTCACGGCTGCAAGGGGAACCATAGGATACATGGCACCAGAGTTATTTTACAAGAATATTGGACGTGTCTCGTACAAAGCAGATGTGTACAGTTTCGGCATGTTGCTGCTGGAAATGGCAGGGAAAAGGAAGACCTTGAAAGCTCCACCATCGGATGCACCAGAAGAGAATTTGAGCCAAATATACTATCCATTTTGGGTTTACGATAAGCTCTCAGATGGGAAGTTAGAAATTGAAGATGCAACAGATGAAGAGAATGAAATAGTAAGGAAAATGATCATAACAGGATTGTGGTGCATACAAATGGAACCATCAAATCGGCCTCCAATGAACAAAGTTGTGGAGATGCTTGAAGGAGATTTGGAAGATCTGCAATTGCCTCAGAGACCTCTTTTATATCCAGCAACATCAATGCATTACTTTCTTATGTTAGCCGATTATATTAGAGGTTAG
- the LOC136222433 gene encoding rust resistance kinase Lr10-like isoform X6, with the protein MSVMELVLTSSCDSLWSDLYPFSVFQIAFAIDTPDCPPSTCGGTNIRYPFRLEADPIRCGDDQYNLSCENNSTVLHLFNGGKYQVQAINYDNFTIRVVDTGVDKDDCSSIPSFPLTTNSFSFGDPYTLHNFTWESLPAENLGFIKCQNPVNSSVYMDTSPCINSSLGMYTYAYFGEMKGYDLRDGCSLEMMSVMLPRSLFGNYSFIEVHREMAFGFELSWYNIHCRNCSSRNCYLDSKENFHCIKTGWCTYVLNICGGGDQLKLDIFRRIREQNFNWFGRLNCPIYVIYALGFAGIILTLRFLSGMPLVVAFLIYKWRRRHLSGYDTIEEFLQGQNNLMPIRYAYSDIKKMTGGFKELLGKGGFGSVYKGKLRSGQFAAIKMLEKSKANGQDFINEVATIGRIHHANVVRLIGFCSERSKHALVYEFMFNGSLDTHIFNPERSLSLSWEKLYEISLGVARGIEYLHRGCDIQILHFDIKPHNILLNENFTPKISDFGLAKLYPTRGSIASLTAARGTIGYMAPELFYKNIGRVSYKADVYSFGMLLLEMAGKRKTLKAPPSDAPEENLSQIYYPFWVYDKLSDGKLEIEDATDEENEIVRKMIITGLWCIQMEPSNRPPMNKVVEMLEGDLEDLQLPQRPLLYPATSMHYFLMLADYIRG; encoded by the exons ATGTCGGTTATGGAGTTAGTATTGACCTCTAGCTGCGACAGCTTATGGAGTGACTTATATCCATTTTCTG TATTCCAGATTGCCTTTGCTATAGATACACCTGATTGTCCTCCCTCAACATGTGGAGGAACAAATATCCGTTACCCTTTCAGACTAGAGGCCGATCCAATCAGATGCGGAGATGATCAATATAACCTATCTTGTGAAAATAATTCCACAGTCTTGCATCTATTTAATGGAGGAAAATATCAGGTTCAGGCAATCAACTATGACAACTTCACAATCAGAGTGGTGGATACCGGTGTTGATAAAGATGATTGCTCCTCCATTCCTAGTTTTCCTTTAACAACTAATAGCTTTTCGTTTGGAGATCCATACACCTTGCATAACTTCACATGGGAAAGCTTACCAGCAGAGAATTTGGGTTTCATAAAGTGCCAAAATCCTGTAAACTCTTCTGTTTACATGGATACTAGTCCCTGTATTAACTCTTCACTCGGAATGTATACTTATGCATACTTTGGTGAAATGAAAGGATATGATTTGAGAGACGGTTGCAGCTTAGAAATGATGTCAGTAATGTTGCCAAGAAGTCTATTTGGAAATTATTCTTTCATTGAAGTTCATAGGGAAATGGCATTTGGATTTGAGCTTTCCTGGTACAACATCCACTGTAGAAACTGTAGTTCGCGCAACTGCTACCTAGACAGCAAAGAAAATTTTCATTGCATAAAAACGG GTTGGTGCACGTATGTTTTGAATATATGTG GTGGTGGTGATCAGCTAAAACTAGATATATTTAGAAGAATACGAG AACAGAATTTCAACTGGTTTGGCCGATTAAATTGTCCCATATATGTCATTTATGCATTGGGTTTCGCTG GAATTATTCTGACCCTAAGATTTCTATCTGGGATGCCACTGGTAGTAGCCTTTTTAATCTATAAGTGGCGAAGGAGACATCTATCAGGCTACGACACAATTGAAGAATTTCTCCAAGGCCAAAACAATCTTATGCCGATAAGATATGCTTACTCAGACATCAAGAAGATGACCGGAGGCTTCAAGGAACTGTTGGGTAAAGGAGGCTTTGGTTCTGTCTATAAAGGAAAACTTCGTAGTGGTCAATTTGCTGCAATTAAGATGTTAGAAAAATCTAAAGCCAATGGACAAGATTTTATCAATGAAGTTGCAACCATTGGCAGGATTCACCATGCTAATGTTGTGCGATTGATTGGTTTTTGTTCCGAGAGATCAAAGCATGCTCTCGTATACGAATTCATGTTTAATGGATCTCTTGACACTCATATTTTTAATCCAGAAAGATCTCTTTCTTTAAGTTGGGAAAAACTATACGAGATTTCTCTCGGAGTTGCTCGTGGTATTGAATATCTCCATAGAGGTTGCGACATTCAAATTCTTCATTTTGATATTAAGCCTCACAATATTCTTCTCAACGAAAATTTCACTCcaaaaatttcagattttgggCTTGCCAAGCTCTATCCTACGAGAGGAAGCATTGCGTCTCTCACGGCTGCAAGGGGAACCATAGGATACATGGCACCAGAGTTATTTTACAAGAATATTGGACGTGTCTCGTACAAAGCAGATGTGTACAGTTTCGGCATGTTGCTGCTGGAAATGGCAGGGAAAAGGAAGACCTTGAAAGCTCCACCATCGGATGCACCAGAAGAGAATTTGAGCCAAATATACTATCCATTTTGGGTTTACGATAAGCTCTCAGATGGGAAGTTAGAAATTGAAGATGCAACAGATGAAGAGAATGAAATAGTAAGGAAAATGATCATAACAGGATTGTGGTGCATACAAATGGAACCATCAAATCGGCCTCCAATGAACAAAGTTGTGGAGATGCTTGAAGGAGATTTGGAAGATCTGCAATTGCCTCAGAGACCTCTTTTATATCCAGCAACATCAATGCATTACTTTCTTATGTTAGCCGATTATATTAGAGGTTAG
- the LOC136222433 gene encoding rust resistance kinase Lr10-like isoform X9, whose protein sequence is MSVMELVLTSSCDSLWSDLYPFSVFQIAFAIDTPDCPPSTCGGTNIRYPFRLEADPIRCGDDQYNLSCENNSTVLHLFNGGKYQVQAINYDNFTIRVVDTGVDKDDCSSIPSFPLTTNSFSFGDPYTLHNFTWESLPAENLGFIKCQNPVNSSVYMDTSPCINSSLGMYTYAYFGEMKGYDLRDGCSLEMMSVMLPRSLFGNYSFIEVHREMAFGFELSWYNIHCRNCSSRNCYLDSKENFHCIKTDVVYRVGFAVHGWCTYVLNICGGGDQLKLDIFRRIRGIILTLRFLSGMPLVVAFLIYKWRRRHLSGYDTIEEFLQGQNNLMPIRYAYSDIKKMTGGFKELLGKGGFGSVYKGKLRSGQFAAIKMLEKSKANGQDFINEVATIGRIHHANVVRLIGFCSERSKHALVYEFMFNGSLDTHIFNPERSLSLSWEKLYEISLGVARGIEYLHRGCDIQILHFDIKPHNILLNENFTPKISDFGLAKLYPTRGSIASLTAARGTIGYMAPELFYKNIGRVSYKADVYSFGMLLLEMAGKRKTLKAPPSDAPEENLSQIYYPFWVYDKLSDGKLEIEDATDEENEIVRKMIITGLWCIQMEPSNRPPMNKVVEMLEGDLEDLQLPQRPLLYPATSMHYFLMLADYIRG, encoded by the exons ATGTCGGTTATGGAGTTAGTATTGACCTCTAGCTGCGACAGCTTATGGAGTGACTTATATCCATTTTCTG TATTCCAGATTGCCTTTGCTATAGATACACCTGATTGTCCTCCCTCAACATGTGGAGGAACAAATATCCGTTACCCTTTCAGACTAGAGGCCGATCCAATCAGATGCGGAGATGATCAATATAACCTATCTTGTGAAAATAATTCCACAGTCTTGCATCTATTTAATGGAGGAAAATATCAGGTTCAGGCAATCAACTATGACAACTTCACAATCAGAGTGGTGGATACCGGTGTTGATAAAGATGATTGCTCCTCCATTCCTAGTTTTCCTTTAACAACTAATAGCTTTTCGTTTGGAGATCCATACACCTTGCATAACTTCACATGGGAAAGCTTACCAGCAGAGAATTTGGGTTTCATAAAGTGCCAAAATCCTGTAAACTCTTCTGTTTACATGGATACTAGTCCCTGTATTAACTCTTCACTCGGAATGTATACTTATGCATACTTTGGTGAAATGAAAGGATATGATTTGAGAGACGGTTGCAGCTTAGAAATGATGTCAGTAATGTTGCCAAGAAGTCTATTTGGAAATTATTCTTTCATTGAAGTTCATAGGGAAATGGCATTTGGATTTGAGCTTTCCTGGTACAACATCCACTGTAGAAACTGTAGTTCGCGCAACTGCTACCTAGACAGCAAAGAAAATTTTCATTGCATAAAAACGG ATGTTGTCTACAGAGTAGGCTTCGCAGTTCATG GTTGGTGCACGTATGTTTTGAATATATGTG GTGGTGGTGATCAGCTAAAACTAGATATATTTAGAAGAATACGAG GAATTATTCTGACCCTAAGATTTCTATCTGGGATGCCACTGGTAGTAGCCTTTTTAATCTATAAGTGGCGAAGGAGACATCTATCAGGCTACGACACAATTGAAGAATTTCTCCAAGGCCAAAACAATCTTATGCCGATAAGATATGCTTACTCAGACATCAAGAAGATGACCGGAGGCTTCAAGGAACTGTTGGGTAAAGGAGGCTTTGGTTCTGTCTATAAAGGAAAACTTCGTAGTGGTCAATTTGCTGCAATTAAGATGTTAGAAAAATCTAAAGCCAATGGACAAGATTTTATCAATGAAGTTGCAACCATTGGCAGGATTCACCATGCTAATGTTGTGCGATTGATTGGTTTTTGTTCCGAGAGATCAAAGCATGCTCTCGTATACGAATTCATGTTTAATGGATCTCTTGACACTCATATTTTTAATCCAGAAAGATCTCTTTCTTTAAGTTGGGAAAAACTATACGAGATTTCTCTCGGAGTTGCTCGTGGTATTGAATATCTCCATAGAGGTTGCGACATTCAAATTCTTCATTTTGATATTAAGCCTCACAATATTCTTCTCAACGAAAATTTCACTCcaaaaatttcagattttgggCTTGCCAAGCTCTATCCTACGAGAGGAAGCATTGCGTCTCTCACGGCTGCAAGGGGAACCATAGGATACATGGCACCAGAGTTATTTTACAAGAATATTGGACGTGTCTCGTACAAAGCAGATGTGTACAGTTTCGGCATGTTGCTGCTGGAAATGGCAGGGAAAAGGAAGACCTTGAAAGCTCCACCATCGGATGCACCAGAAGAGAATTTGAGCCAAATATACTATCCATTTTGGGTTTACGATAAGCTCTCAGATGGGAAGTTAGAAATTGAAGATGCAACAGATGAAGAGAATGAAATAGTAAGGAAAATGATCATAACAGGATTGTGGTGCATACAAATGGAACCATCAAATCGGCCTCCAATGAACAAAGTTGTGGAGATGCTTGAAGGAGATTTGGAAGATCTGCAATTGCCTCAGAGACCTCTTTTATATCCAGCAACATCAATGCATTACTTTCTTATGTTAGCCGATTATATTAGAGGTTAG
- the LOC136222433 gene encoding probable leucine-rich repeat receptor-like protein kinase At5g05160 isoform X7, whose amino-acid sequence MSVMELVLTSSCDSLWSDLYPFSVFQIAFAIDTPDCPPSTCGGTNIRYPFRLEADPIRCGDDQYNLSCENNSTVLHLFNGGKYQVQAINYDNFTIRVVDTGVDKDDCSSIPSFPLTTNSFSFGDPYTLHNFTWESLPAENLGFIKCQNPVNSSVYMDTSPCINSSLGMYTYAYFGEMKGYDLRDGCSLEMMSVMLPRSLFGNYSFIEVHREMAFGFELSWYNIHCRNCSSRNCYLDSKENFHCIKTGFNYSWPLYVYRLFIDVVYRVGFAVHGWCTYVLNICGGGDQLKLDIFRRIREQNFNWFGRLNCPIYVIYALGFAGIILTLRFLSGMPLVVAFLIYKWRRRHLSGYDTIEEFLQGQNNLMPIRYAYSDIKKMTGGFKELLGKGGFGSVYKGKLRSGQFAAIKMLEKSKANGQDFINEVATIGRIHHANVVRLIGFCSERSKHALVYEFMFNGSLDTHIFNPERSLSLSWEKLYEISLGVARGIEYLHRDFGLAKLYPTRGSIASLTAARGTIGYMAPELFYKNIGRVSYKADVYSFGMLLLEMAGKRKTLKAPPSDAPEENLSQIYYPFWVYDKLSDGKLEIEDATDEENEIVRKMIITGLWCIQMEPSNRPPMNKVVEMLEGDLEDLQLPQRPLLYPATSMHYFLMLADYIRG is encoded by the exons ATGTCGGTTATGGAGTTAGTATTGACCTCTAGCTGCGACAGCTTATGGAGTGACTTATATCCATTTTCTG TATTCCAGATTGCCTTTGCTATAGATACACCTGATTGTCCTCCCTCAACATGTGGAGGAACAAATATCCGTTACCCTTTCAGACTAGAGGCCGATCCAATCAGATGCGGAGATGATCAATATAACCTATCTTGTGAAAATAATTCCACAGTCTTGCATCTATTTAATGGAGGAAAATATCAGGTTCAGGCAATCAACTATGACAACTTCACAATCAGAGTGGTGGATACCGGTGTTGATAAAGATGATTGCTCCTCCATTCCTAGTTTTCCTTTAACAACTAATAGCTTTTCGTTTGGAGATCCATACACCTTGCATAACTTCACATGGGAAAGCTTACCAGCAGAGAATTTGGGTTTCATAAAGTGCCAAAATCCTGTAAACTCTTCTGTTTACATGGATACTAGTCCCTGTATTAACTCTTCACTCGGAATGTATACTTATGCATACTTTGGTGAAATGAAAGGATATGATTTGAGAGACGGTTGCAGCTTAGAAATGATGTCAGTAATGTTGCCAAGAAGTCTATTTGGAAATTATTCTTTCATTGAAGTTCATAGGGAAATGGCATTTGGATTTGAGCTTTCCTGGTACAACATCCACTGTAGAAACTGTAGTTCGCGCAACTGCTACCTAGACAGCAAAGAAAATTTTCATTGCATAAAAACGG GTTTTAACTATTCATGGCCGCTCTACGTATACCGCCTATTCATAG ATGTTGTCTACAGAGTAGGCTTCGCAGTTCATG GTTGGTGCACGTATGTTTTGAATATATGTG GTGGTGGTGATCAGCTAAAACTAGATATATTTAGAAGAATACGAG AACAGAATTTCAACTGGTTTGGCCGATTAAATTGTCCCATATATGTCATTTATGCATTGGGTTTCGCTG GAATTATTCTGACCCTAAGATTTCTATCTGGGATGCCACTGGTAGTAGCCTTTTTAATCTATAAGTGGCGAAGGAGACATCTATCAGGCTACGACACAATTGAAGAATTTCTCCAAGGCCAAAACAATCTTATGCCGATAAGATATGCTTACTCAGACATCAAGAAGATGACCGGAGGCTTCAAGGAACTGTTGGGTAAAGGAGGCTTTGGTTCTGTCTATAAAGGAAAACTTCGTAGTGGTCAATTTGCTGCAATTAAGATGTTAGAAAAATCTAAAGCCAATGGACAAGATTTTATCAATGAAGTTGCAACCATTGGCAGGATTCACCATGCTAATGTTGTGCGATTGATTGGTTTTTGTTCCGAGAGATCAAAGCATGCTCTCGTATACGAATTCATGTTTAATGGATCTCTTGACACTCATATTTTTAATCCAGAAAGATCTCTTTCTTTAAGTTGGGAAAAACTATACGAGATTTCTCTCGGAGTTGCTCGTGGTATTGAATATCTCCATAGAG attttgggCTTGCCAAGCTCTATCCTACGAGAGGAAGCATTGCGTCTCTCACGGCTGCAAGGGGAACCATAGGATACATGGCACCAGAGTTATTTTACAAGAATATTGGACGTGTCTCGTACAAAGCAGATGTGTACAGTTTCGGCATGTTGCTGCTGGAAATGGCAGGGAAAAGGAAGACCTTGAAAGCTCCACCATCGGATGCACCAGAAGAGAATTTGAGCCAAATATACTATCCATTTTGGGTTTACGATAAGCTCTCAGATGGGAAGTTAGAAATTGAAGATGCAACAGATGAAGAGAATGAAATAGTAAGGAAAATGATCATAACAGGATTGTGGTGCATACAAATGGAACCATCAAATCGGCCTCCAATGAACAAAGTTGTGGAGATGCTTGAAGGAGATTTGGAAGATCTGCAATTGCCTCAGAGACCTCTTTTATATCCAGCAACATCAATGCATTACTTTCTTATGTTAGCCGATTATATTAGAGGTTAG
- the LOC136222433 gene encoding LEAF RUST 10 DISEASE-RESISTANCEUS RECEPTOR-LIKE PROTEIN KINASE-like 2.1 isoform X2, protein MVRLIFSLFILLLVFQIAFAIDTPDCPPSTCGGTNIRYPFRLEADPIRCGDDQYNLSCENNSTVLHLFNGGKYQVQAINYDNFTIRVVDTGVDKDDCSSIPSFPLTTNSFSFGDPYTLHNFTWESLPAENLGFIKCQNPVNSSVYMDTSPCINSSLGMYTYAYFGEMKGYDLRDGCSLEMMSVMLPRSLFGNYSFIEVHREMAFGFELSWYNIHCRNCSSRNCYLDSKENFHCIKTGFNYSWPLYVYRLFIDVVYRVGFAVHGWCTYVLNICGGGDQLKLDIFRRIREQNFNWFGRLNCPIYVIYALGFAGIILTLRFLSGMPLVVAFLIYKWRRRHLSGYDTIEEFLQGQNNLMPIRYAYSDIKKMTGGFKELLGKGGFGSVYKGKLRSGQFAAIKMLEKSKANGQDFINEVATIGRIHHANVVRLIGFCSERSKHALVYEFMFNGSLDTHIFNPERSLSLSWEKLYEISLGVARGIEYLHRGCDIQILHFDIKPHNILLNENFTPKISDFGLAKLYPTRGSIASLTAARGTIGYMAPELFYKNIGRVSYKADVYSFGMLLLEMAGKRKTLKAPPSDAPEENLSQIYYPFWVYDKLSDGKLEIEDATDEENEIVRKMIITGLWCIQMEPSNRPPMNKVVEMLEGDLEDLQLPQRPLLYPATSMHYFLMLADYIRG, encoded by the exons ATGGTTAGGCTTATCTTTTCATTGTTTATTTTACTTCTAGTATTCCAGATTGCCTTTGCTATAGATACACCTGATTGTCCTCCCTCAACATGTGGAGGAACAAATATCCGTTACCCTTTCAGACTAGAGGCCGATCCAATCAGATGCGGAGATGATCAATATAACCTATCTTGTGAAAATAATTCCACAGTCTTGCATCTATTTAATGGAGGAAAATATCAGGTTCAGGCAATCAACTATGACAACTTCACAATCAGAGTGGTGGATACCGGTGTTGATAAAGATGATTGCTCCTCCATTCCTAGTTTTCCTTTAACAACTAATAGCTTTTCGTTTGGAGATCCATACACCTTGCATAACTTCACATGGGAAAGCTTACCAGCAGAGAATTTGGGTTTCATAAAGTGCCAAAATCCTGTAAACTCTTCTGTTTACATGGATACTAGTCCCTGTATTAACTCTTCACTCGGAATGTATACTTATGCATACTTTGGTGAAATGAAAGGATATGATTTGAGAGACGGTTGCAGCTTAGAAATGATGTCAGTAATGTTGCCAAGAAGTCTATTTGGAAATTATTCTTTCATTGAAGTTCATAGGGAAATGGCATTTGGATTTGAGCTTTCCTGGTACAACATCCACTGTAGAAACTGTAGTTCGCGCAACTGCTACCTAGACAGCAAAGAAAATTTTCATTGCATAAAAACGG GTTTTAACTATTCATGGCCGCTCTACGTATACCGCCTATTCATAG ATGTTGTCTACAGAGTAGGCTTCGCAGTTCATG GTTGGTGCACGTATGTTTTGAATATATGTG GTGGTGGTGATCAGCTAAAACTAGATATATTTAGAAGAATACGAG AACAGAATTTCAACTGGTTTGGCCGATTAAATTGTCCCATATATGTCATTTATGCATTGGGTTTCGCTG GAATTATTCTGACCCTAAGATTTCTATCTGGGATGCCACTGGTAGTAGCCTTTTTAATCTATAAGTGGCGAAGGAGACATCTATCAGGCTACGACACAATTGAAGAATTTCTCCAAGGCCAAAACAATCTTATGCCGATAAGATATGCTTACTCAGACATCAAGAAGATGACCGGAGGCTTCAAGGAACTGTTGGGTAAAGGAGGCTTTGGTTCTGTCTATAAAGGAAAACTTCGTAGTGGTCAATTTGCTGCAATTAAGATGTTAGAAAAATCTAAAGCCAATGGACAAGATTTTATCAATGAAGTTGCAACCATTGGCAGGATTCACCATGCTAATGTTGTGCGATTGATTGGTTTTTGTTCCGAGAGATCAAAGCATGCTCTCGTATACGAATTCATGTTTAATGGATCTCTTGACACTCATATTTTTAATCCAGAAAGATCTCTTTCTTTAAGTTGGGAAAAACTATACGAGATTTCTCTCGGAGTTGCTCGTGGTATTGAATATCTCCATAGAGGTTGCGACATTCAAATTCTTCATTTTGATATTAAGCCTCACAATATTCTTCTCAACGAAAATTTCACTCcaaaaatttcagattttgggCTTGCCAAGCTCTATCCTACGAGAGGAAGCATTGCGTCTCTCACGGCTGCAAGGGGAACCATAGGATACATGGCACCAGAGTTATTTTACAAGAATATTGGACGTGTCTCGTACAAAGCAGATGTGTACAGTTTCGGCATGTTGCTGCTGGAAATGGCAGGGAAAAGGAAGACCTTGAAAGCTCCACCATCGGATGCACCAGAAGAGAATTTGAGCCAAATATACTATCCATTTTGGGTTTACGATAAGCTCTCAGATGGGAAGTTAGAAATTGAAGATGCAACAGATGAAGAGAATGAAATAGTAAGGAAAATGATCATAACAGGATTGTGGTGCATACAAATGGAACCATCAAATCGGCCTCCAATGAACAAAGTTGTGGAGATGCTTGAAGGAGATTTGGAAGATCTGCAATTGCCTCAGAGACCTCTTTTATATCCAGCAACATCAATGCATTACTTTCTTATGTTAGCCGATTATATTAGAGGTTAG